The Limnospira fusiformis SAG 85.79 genomic interval GATTGTGCTTGTAGTACAAAGAAAATTCCGTCCGGGTTTGCGACGACGAGATTATATTCTCTTATTGATACTAAGTCTCAGCACTCCGGTGTTATTACTGTTAAAAATACCAGCTACGAATTTGCCAGCGGTGGGGTTATTAATCGGGAGTTTTTATGGCTCTGCAGTCGGTGTGACTGTGGTAACTCTCCTATCAATAATGCTTCCCATTGGTATGGAAATTGAGACCATTTCCCTGGTGGCTAGTGCCGCTGGTGGTCTGGTGGGTAGTTTAATGGCTGGAAAGTTGCGATCGCGTGAAGAATTAGCCCTCCTAGGTGGGGCGGTAGGTATAACTCAAGGGCTAGTTTATTTAATCGCTACCCTGATGGTAAGTTCTACGGCTACGGTGATTTTTCATGTGCTGCTGGGGGCGGTCACTCTCAAAGTTTTGGAAGGTTTGGCTTGGAGTATTGTCGCTTTAGGATTAAGCCCCTATTTAGAGCACGTTTTTGACCTAATTACACCCATACGACTAGCAGAATTAGCTAATCCGAATCGCCCCCTACTGAAAAGATTAGCCACAGAAGCTCCTGGCACTTTTCAGCATACCATGTTTGTGGCTAGTTTAGCAGAAGCCGCCGCCAGTCACCTAGGCTGTAATGTGGAACTGGTACGGACGGGAACCCTTTACCATGATATTGGTAAAATGCACGACCCCCTAGGATTTATTGAAAATCAGATGGGTGGTCCGAATAAACATGATGAAATTGACGACCCCACAGAAAGCGCTCGCATTATTAAAAAGCACGTCAGCGAGGGTTTAGTTATGGCTCGTAAATGTCGCTTACCTAAAGCTATTCAGGCTTTTATCCCCGAACATCAGGGACAAATGTTGATTGCTTATTTTTACTATGCAGCCCAACAAAAAGCCAAAGAAGATAATAGCATTGTAGTTAAGGAAGAAGATTTCCGCTATGATGGACCTATCCCCCAATCTAAGGAAACTGGTATTGTCATGTTAGCAGATTCCTGTGAGGCGGCATTGCGATCGCTTAAAGATGCCACCCACGAAGAAGCCTTACAAATGGTTAATAAAATTCTGCGCGCTCGGTGGCAAGATAATCAATTAGTAGATTCGGGATTAACACGGGAAGACATGGCAAAAATTGCCGAAATTTTCGTCCGGGTCTGGGAACAAGTTAACCATAAACGTATCGCTTACCCCAAAGGTGTTTTCTCATCAAGATAATGGATAATTGACAAATGTTTTCCCAAGTTTATTATTTACTCTGCTCTCAAAAAGATGGTCAATATGTAGCCGCTCATCCTAACCCGGATTTACCCGAAAGCTATGTGCTGCTATTTGCCGAACATTTTGAAGCCCTTAGCTACCTGAACCAACATGGCGCAGAAGTTAGCGATCGCTTTACCGTTGAATCTATCTCAGGTTCTCAAATCCAAAGCATTGTTCAACGTTGGGGATTTTCTGGCTTGGGGATGGTCAAAGACCCCCTGATTCCCACCATTGAATTTTTATCCATTCAACCGGGATAATAATAACCGCTCCCTGGGGTATTTCCTCTAACTGCATTTCACAGATGCCATCTAGCCCTCAATGTGCAAAAATAATCCCAGAGAGTTCTATGATCATCAACAGCGCGGAGTTAAACTGTGGAGTCCCGATATAATCCTGCATCCATCGAACAGAAGTGGCAAAACACATGGGCTGAACAGGGGTTGTACCAAACCCATCAAGACCCCAATAAACCCAAATTTTATGCCCTATCCATGTTTCCCTACCCATCGGGAAGCCTGCACATGGGTCATGTGCGTAATTACACCATCACCGATGTAATCGCGCGACTGAAGCGGATGCAAGGATATCGCGTCCTACACCCCATGGGATGGGATGCCTTTGGACTACCAGCCGAAAATGCAGCCATTGATCGCGGTATCCCTCCCCAAACCTGGACTTATCAAAACATCGCCCAAATGCGCGAACAACTCCAACGGCTGGGATTTTCCATTGATTGGGATGCTGAAGTAACCACCTGTTCGCCGGAATATTATCGCTGGACTCAGTGGATTTTTCTGCAATTTTTCCAAGCCGGACTCGCCTACCAAAAAGAATCGGCGGTTAACTGGGACCCCATCGACCAAACCGTATTAGCTAACGAACAAGTAGATAATGAGGGGCGTTCCTGGCGTTCTGGTGCCATAGTAGAACGGAAATTATTGCGCCAGTGGTTCCTCAAAATTACCGACTACGCCGAAGAACTCCTCAATGACCTGGAAAAACTCCCCGGTTGGCCAGAACGAGTGAAACTAATGCAGGCTAACTGGATTGGTAAATCTGTGGGGGCGCGTTTAGATTTCCCCATTGTGGGAGTTGATGATCAAATCTCTGTGTTTACCACCCGTCCTGATACGGTCTATGGGGTGACTTACGTTGTTCTCGCCCCAGAACATCCCTTAGTCGCCCAAGTTACCACAAAAGACCGCAAAGCTGAGGTAGAAGCCTTTATTAAACAAGTGACGGCTGAAAGCGAAATGGAACGCACCGCTGAGGATAAACCCAAGCGCGGCATTCCCACGGGTGGAAAAGCTATCAATCCTTTTACTAAAAAAGAGGTTCCTATTTGGATTGCGGATTATGTCCTCTATGAATACGGAACTGGCGCGGTGATGGGGGTTCCCGCCCATGATGTCAGAGATTTTGCCTTTGCTACTCAATACAATTTACCCATTCGCCAGGTGATTGTTCCTGATGATGCTGATAACGATAATGACCCGGATGATGAGGTGAAGCAAGCCTACACGGAACCGGGAATTATGGTAGACTCAGGACCTTTTAGCGGCGAACACTCTAGCCACGGTAAACAGGCGGTGATTGAGTATGCGGAAGATGAAGGCTATGGGGAAGGAAGGGTTCAATATCGCCTCCGGGATTGGTTGATTTCTCGTCAACGCTATTGGGGTTGTCCGATTCCGATTATTCATTGTCCTGACTGTGGGGCGGTTCCGGTTCCTGATGGGGATTTACCTGTGAAATTGCCGCAAAATGTGGAATTTAGCGGCCGTGGTCCGTCTCCGTTGGCAACTTTGGAAGATTGGGTTAATGTTCCCTGTCCTAGTTGTGGCACGCCAGCCAAGCGGGAAACTGACACTATGGATACGTTTATTGATTCTTCCTGGTATTTCCTGCGCTATCCTGATGCTCAAAATGCTGACCAGGTTTTTGATGTGGCTCAGACTAATGATTGGATGCCTGTTGATCAGTATGTGGGGGGGATTGAACACGCGATTCTACATTTGTTGTATTCTCGCTTTTTTACCAAGGTATTACGCGATCGCAATTTATTAAAGTTTGATGAACCTTTCCAACGGTTATTAACTCAGGGGATGGTGCAGGGGATTACTTACAAAAACCCGAAAACTGGTAAATATATCCCCCCGAATCTAGTTAACACCAATGAACCCAAAGACCCGGAAACAGGCGATCGCTTGCAGGTTTTCTTTGAGAAAATGTCGAAATCCAAATATAATGGAGTTGATCCATTATTGGTAATGGAAAAATATGGCGCAGACACCGCCCGTATGTTTATCCTCTTTAAAGCACCCCCAGAAAAGGATTTAGAATGGGATGATGCTGATGTCGAAGGACAATTTAGATTCCTGAATCGGGTATGGCGGTTAGTTACCGAATTTGCGGCTA includes:
- the leuS gene encoding leucine--tRNA ligase; translation: MESRYNPASIEQKWQNTWAEQGLYQTHQDPNKPKFYALSMFPYPSGSLHMGHVRNYTITDVIARLKRMQGYRVLHPMGWDAFGLPAENAAIDRGIPPQTWTYQNIAQMREQLQRLGFSIDWDAEVTTCSPEYYRWTQWIFLQFFQAGLAYQKESAVNWDPIDQTVLANEQVDNEGRSWRSGAIVERKLLRQWFLKITDYAEELLNDLEKLPGWPERVKLMQANWIGKSVGARLDFPIVGVDDQISVFTTRPDTVYGVTYVVLAPEHPLVAQVTTKDRKAEVEAFIKQVTAESEMERTAEDKPKRGIPTGGKAINPFTKKEVPIWIADYVLYEYGTGAVMGVPAHDVRDFAFATQYNLPIRQVIVPDDADNDNDPDDEVKQAYTEPGIMVDSGPFSGEHSSHGKQAVIEYAEDEGYGEGRVQYRLRDWLISRQRYWGCPIPIIHCPDCGAVPVPDGDLPVKLPQNVEFSGRGPSPLATLEDWVNVPCPSCGTPAKRETDTMDTFIDSSWYFLRYPDAQNADQVFDVAQTNDWMPVDQYVGGIEHAILHLLYSRFFTKVLRDRNLLKFDEPFQRLLTQGMVQGITYKNPKTGKYIPPNLVNTNEPKDPETGDRLQVFFEKMSKSKYNGVDPLLVMEKYGADTARMFILFKAPPEKDLEWDDADVEGQFRFLNRVWRLVTEFAANHSVSSTKSTTGNLNKAEKDLRRAIHNAIKEVTEDLEGDYQFNTAVSEMMKLSNALSDNSKIQDSPIYQEGIETLLKLLAPFSPHITEDLWHQIGHSDSVHLQSWPTFDPSALVVDEITLVIQINGKTRGTIQVASGADKSTLEQLAKDSEIAQRHLEGKQLRKVIVVPGKLVNFVVG